The Triticum aestivum cultivar Chinese Spring chromosome 5A, IWGSC CS RefSeq v2.1, whole genome shotgun sequence genomic sequence GACAAGGGAAGAAGCAAGTGGTGTAGAGGAACCAATTCATGAAGAAGCAAGTGGTGTAGAGGAAGCAATTCATGAGGAAGTAAGTGTTGTATAGAAACCAATTCATGAGGAACTCACAAATGAGGAGAGATATGGTATTTATTTTGCACTCATGGTGATCAAGACCCAAAATGGACAAGTTCTGAAAAAAGACAAGGAGGTCATTGCTAGCCTACTCGATACAACCGTAAGAACTGTTGAGAGAATATGGGAAAGAGCTCTTAAACAGATTGAAAAAGGGGAGAAAGTTGATGTCTCAAATCAAaagccaggtagagttggccgcaagcggaaagatttggatctgtcgAGGGTGGTGACAATCCCATTGAACAGAAGGAGAACATTGCGAGGTCTGTCAAAGGCATTGGGTGTAAGCTGCACAACCTTACACTCAAGGTTCGAGTGGGGTCATTTGAGGCGTCACAGTAATAAGTTGATGCCCCACTTAAACCTATCCAACATTGTAAAGAGATTGAAATGGTGCTTGGCTATGTGTGAAGATTATTGGTCTGCCACACGGGAATTAGACAACATAGCCTACATGGATGAAAAGTGGTTCAACATGACTGGGGAGGTGAACAACTACTATTTGCTTCCCGAAGAACCCGACCCCTTGCGCACCTTGCATCATAAGGATAGCATCGCTAAGGTGATGTTTCTCGCAGCCGTGGCTAAACCAAGATACGGCAAAGGTGATGAGGTCACTTTTGATGGAAAGCTCGGCATTTGGGCTTTTGTCACAGAGTCTCCTGCTCAAAGAACCAGTGAAAACAGAGATAAAGGGACGCTCGAGCTCAAATCATTGAAAGTCACACAAAATGTAATGAAGTATTACATGTGTGAGAAACTTATTCCCGCGATCCAAGAGCGCTGGCCGGACGAAGATGAAGGACGGACAATCTATATCCAACAAGATAATGCCACGCCACATATTCTTCCCGATGACCCGGTTTTCCGACAAGTCATAGAACAGACTGATTTGTATATTAAGTTGCTTCAACAACCTCCAAACAGTCCCGACATGAACATTCTTGATCTCTGCATATTCAGGTCTCTCCAGTCCCACACCGATAGCAGAGCACCTCAAAGCATCAGGGAACTGATAGAAGGTGTGGAGGAGGAATATCGAAACTACCTGGTTGATAAGCTAGCTAGAAGCTTCGTGACGCTGCAGTCATGCATCCGAGAAGTAATGAGAAACAAGGGAGCGATAAACTACTCGATCCCTCACATGAACAAGGAACGCCGGCAGGCAGAAGGACGGCTTCCTATAGCTCTATCTATCGATCGTGAGCTAGTTGGACAGACCAAAGCCTTTATAGAAGAGGCAAAAACAATCTTAGCAGCAGAAAAAAGAGCAGAAGCAGCAGGAAAAGAGCAGCAAGAAAAGAGCGGCAGCAGCCTTGAAGAAGCAGAAACACCCTTCGAATACCAGCAGCCTCCAAGCAGCAGGAAAAGAGAACCAGGAGCCTTCAAGCAGCAGAAACACCCTTCGAGTACTAGCAGTCTCCAAGAAGCAGGAAAAGAGCAGCAACAACCTTCAACCAGCAGGAAAAGAGCACGAACAACCTCCTCCGAGCAGCAGGAAAAGAGCAGCCACCTCCTTCAAGCGGTAGAAACACCCTTCAAGTACTAGTAGCCTCCAAGCAGCAGGAAAAGAGAACCAGGAGCCTTCAAGAAACAATAAAAAAGCACCAACAGCCTCCAAGCAGCAGGAAAAGAGCAACTCTTCTTCACTTAGGGTCAGCTAGTGCTCTGGTCCTTTTCTAAAAAGCTAGTGCTCTGGTTTGTGCTAGGAATGACCAGTTGGTTAAGAAGATTCAGATAAGTTGGTTTGGAAGAAGATTCAGCTAGTGCTCTGGTTTTTGCATCTTTCTCTGTAAAATACTCCTgcttataattaattaattaatttctcaagggaagaaagaagaagaagataagaaTGGGATTTAATTGGATGGTCCTGCCATCTCCTCTTGCTTAATGAGCTGTTAATGTGCCCCCctttataattaattaattaatttctcAAGGGAAGAACTCTTATGCATTTGCTCAGTGTAGGCAAAAAATGGCTGAGTTAGAATAGATCAGCCTTAATGAATATGCTGACCCCAAGCATAGAACTGAAATCAACCCATGGACATTTCATTAAACAGGAGAGTAGCAATCTATTTTAGCAACCTACTCCTGCAATTATTTTCATATATATGTAATTCAACTTGTGTAAACTGTCTAGGGTGCGTAATCTGTCTTCACCTTGTGTAACCATGCTATTTGTTTTACTGGAAGGTTCAAAAAAGCACCTGATTCTTTTGCCTCTTCTGAGTCTGAATCCCAGGGCTACACTTGGAAGTGAGTCTTTTCTTTGGCTTTGCGCCCAAAAGCAGTTGACTAGGGGTACTGTCAGTGCCCTCATCTTGTTCATTCTTGGCATTGCCAGCTTCATGTTCCACACCTAGGCATAACAAAATATTAGTATttctttttataaaaaaatattagtaTCTCAATATGAAACAAGTTGAGGCAAGTATTTCAACAAAAATAACACTGCTAGGAGAGGTTAAATGAACATGCCTTTTGTTTTCCATATAAGAGGGTTAACTCAGCAGCCTTTCAGATattctcaaaagaaaaagaaaaagagcagTCTTTCAGATGAGAGGTAAACTGAAAAGGCACAGTGGCTGGACATGAGGCGACTTGAGCAAGGATCTATATTGTGGTTGGACACTAAGATTAACCAATCAACTTTTTCATGCTGTAACAGCAATAATAGTAACAGGACtaatcaacatgcaacaaataatCGATACATAATTATTGGTGCCATTTATCtttttatatactccctctgtaaacaaatagaGGTCGTATGTCCCATCTCCTATGCAGCGGTGAAGAGAGTTGAAGCAGAGCATGTTTATTTAGGCTGAAGAACAGAGTCCAATAGAACAGAGGAGGCAGAAAACTGAACCCCGGAGACGCTTTGGCACGCGCATAGGAAGCCCGCCGTTCGATGTGCAAGCAAAGGTTTGGGTAACTTCCTGATGAAGTCTATAGGGCTGGCTGGGAAAAGGAATTGGGCATCTCAAGATCACACCACGAATTGAACCTGGGGTACCCTGGCAAGCACCAACTGTAAAGCAAAGATGCATGGTGCCCAACGTTCAGAGATGAACAGCGGCACAACATTCAGAAGCAGCGGCGCAGGTTGTTCCTTCAGGCTAGAGCAGGGGTGGAGTACCTTGAGGCTGGAGCAGGGGTGGAGCAGCGTCCTCCATAGCACTGGGGGCACGGAGCGGAGCAGGGGTGGAGCAGCGTCCTCCATGGCGTCGGCATCCCGGCGCGCGAGCGAGCTGCATGGTGGATCTGGGAGGGAGAGAGGATGGGGTCTCCCCTGAAGCTCACGGCCACCGGCGCCAGGAGCTTGGCGGCGGTGAAGGCCTCGCATCGACGGAATCCGTCGCCGGCTTGAACTCAAAGGTCCAAGTTTGAACTCAATCCGTCGCCGAAGGAACGAGGAGAGGAGCTCGGCGAGGCCACCGAAGGTGGGGGAGGAGAGCGCGGCGACGCGATAGAaggtggggaggggagggggagggggagagcgcgGCGGCAGCGCGGCGGCGAGACGGCGAAGAGCATCGAGCGGACCGCGGCGGCTAGCCGGAGAAGAGAGTGAGGGCGAGGACCGCGGGTTCGGTCGGAAATAGATGGAGGGGGTTTTCGCAAAAAAGACGTCGCGACATCAaaatccgaacggagggagtagttcgtaaaatgtgtgtgtgtgtgggaggtcAAGACTCGAGATCAAGAGCAACTCATTCGCTTTGCACACACACGTTTTAAAAGCCAGGCCCACCATTCGGCCTTCTCCGCCGATCACACCATACCCgactctccctcttcctcccccCGCTCCGCTCCGCTCCCCACGGGGTACAAGAAGCGCTGAGCCGGGCATACCCCGCACACACGCGCGCACAGACCAAAGTCCCCCTTCAAACCCGCTGAGCTTGCAATGGAGAGCAGCGGCATCATTGCGACATGTGCTCCCCAATGATTGATCCTCTCATTCCCATCTAAGCTAGATCTTCTTGAATCTTGAGACCACCACAGCCTCATCCCCAGTCGTGCTCGTGCGCCCTTGCTCCCATCCGCTCCGCCCGATGACCAACGGCGGCCACAGCATGAGCGGCGCCAGCATCGCGAGCGGTGCTGGCGGCTGGCTGGGTTTCTCGCTGTCGCCTCACGTCgccatggaggcggcggccggctcCGGCATCGTCGACGTGGCCGGCCACCACCACGCGCAGCACGGCGGGGTCTACTATCACCCTGACGCGGTCGCCTCCTCCCCCATGTCCTTCTACTTCGGTGGGAGCGACAATGTCGGCGCCGCGAGCGGCGGGTACTACTCCGGGATCTCCGCACTGCCTCTCAGGTCCGACGGCTCCCTCTGCCTCGCCGACGCGCTCCGGAGGAGCGAGCAGAAACACCACGGTAAATATCTGCACAGTACTACGATTCTTACTTTGCTACAGTTTGGGTTCCTGAGGTTCTTGGCTTGTAGCTGCGCGTGTCTCTTTATGTTTCTTGGTTGGGCTTGCGGTCTGTTCAGGGGCGGAGGTGTCGGCGCCGCCGAAGCTCGAGGACTTCCTGGGCGCGAGTCCCGCCATGGCGCTGAGCCTGGACAACTCGGGCTACTACTACGGCGGCCAAGGCCATGGCCATGGCGACGCAGGAGGCGGCCAGCACCAGCTGCCGTACGCCATGATGCCTGGCTCCGGTGGCCACCACATGTACTACGACGCCCACGCGGCGTTGCTGGACGAGCAGGCTGCAGCCACGTCGGCCGCGATGGAAGCGGCCGGCTGGATGGCGCGTGCCGGAGACGTCTACGACGTGGACGCCGGCAACGGCGAGGACGCCATCGTGGCGACCGGCCACGACAACCCCGGTGGGTACGTACACCCGCTGACGCTGTCCATGAGCTCCGGGTCCCAGTCCAGCTGCGTCACCATGCAGCAGGCGGCTGCACACGCCCACGCCTACGTCGGTGCCGGCGGCGAGTGCGTCGGCCAGGCGACCGCGGCCAGCAAGAAGCGCGGCGCGGGCGCCGGGCAGAACAAGCAGCCGGTCGTGCACCGCAAGTGCATCGACACCTTCGGCCAGCGCACGTCCAAGTACCGGGGCGTCACCAGGTAGCCGCACGGCACAACCCATCTCACCCCATTGCATGTCATTTGTCAGTgagtcgccatcgtcttcctcctcgcgctaaCCCTCGCTTGCTAGCAAAAGCAGGCATAGGTGGACGGGGAGGTATGAGGCGCACCTCTGGGACAACAGCTGCCGGAAGGAAGGCCAGACCAGGAAAGGCCGGCAAGGTACTTCCAAGCTCCAACCTTAATCAATCGAGCTCCCTAACAGCTGCCGGAGTAGTAGTAGCACTTTGCCCCCAGTACCATTTTAGTTAGTAGCTGTACGTACTACTAGTAGTCGTAGTGTACTAAGTAGTGATGTGATTGCACTTCCAAGTGCAAACTAATGAACTGCTCTTTGCATGTCCTTTGCTGGACCTTTTGCCTGGGGATCGATCGTGTCTACATCTTCAGTTTATCTTGGTGAGTAGCCTGTTGCCTGGGAGTGATGCTCCTATCACTTTGCTTAATCTTGTTGGGATCAGTCAATACAAATACTAGTCCCTCTGCATGTTTAATCAGAGGGAGTGGTGGTGCCTAATAGAACTAAAAGAGCTTGTTGATTTGGGCAGGTGGGTATGACATGGAGGAGAAGGCGGCGAGGGCGTATGACCTCGCGGCGCTCAAGTACTGGGGCGCGTCCACGCACATCAACTTCCCGGTACGGCGATCACCTCCTTCTCGATCCATCTCCGGTGTACTacattgcttgcttgcttgcttgcttgtcatCACAATGTAGCCAGTGATTTTGACCATTGTTTGCGTGTTTGCGTGCGTGCAGGTGGAGGACTACCAGGAGGAGCTGGAGGTGATGAAGAACATGACCAGGCAGGAGTATGTGGCTCACCTCAGAAGGTACATCATCACATGCTTGCCTGAACGACCCTGAGAAATTTGCACTCGATCGCATGGTGGATAGACACTCACGCCGGCGACCGCCATTGGTGCAGGAAGAGCAGCGGGTTCTCGCGCGGCGCCTCGGTGTACCGGGGAGTCACCAGGCACCACCAGCAGGGGCGGTGGCAGGCGCGCATCGGCCGCGTCTCCGGCAACAAGGACCTCTACCTCGGCACATTCAGTACGTGCCCCGCCCAAACTAGCTCTTGCTCCCCCTGTTGCCGCCATTAATCAGGTATCTCTGAGACTGCAATCTTGCAATCTCGCCATGGGCACCACAAGATGCAAATCCGCAGCATGCATGCTCCTATCATGCATCATCATCACCGATTCACCAATGTGACAGCAGCAACCAGTTCGTTGTCGCCGCAGCAGCGAAATAAGGCTGCAGAGGCTTGTCACGGTTTAAGGACGCAGGGCGTCCTGTCACAATGATCATAACCTCTGATGTAGCTCCATGATGCCCCTGCGCGCCCTGGCCCTCCCGAAAGAATGAACGTAGCATCGCTCTGCCGATTCTTGCATGCTTTTGGCCGCACTTTTGCGCGTGCGAGGGAGGAGCGAGGGCCGTCCCCAGCCGTAGTGGGTTTACGTTTTTGCGTCGCTCGCCTTTCTCATAAGGCTGGCCGGCTCTGTGCGTGCATGATGCATGCTCTCGTCGCTTTCGTGCTCGGCTCCTCTCCTGTCCTTTGACCGCCCGGGAAAGCCCGGCTGCTGTTTCaagctgcgtgtgtgtgtgtttgatcgTTGGATGCGTGTTTGTTGCGTGCGTGCAGGCGCGGAGGCGGACGCGGCGGAGGCGTACGACGTGGCGGCGATCAAGTTCCGCGGCCTCAACGCGGTCACCAACTTCGACATCAACCGCTACGACGTGGACAAGATCATGGAGAGCAGCACGCTCCTGCCCGGCGACCAGGTGCGGCGCAGGAAGGACGGCCCCGACGAGAGCGCCGCCGTGGTGGCAAGCGCGGCGGCCGCCCTCGTGCAGGCCGGCAGCGCCGCGGACTACTGGAGGCAGCCTGCGGCGGTGACCACGGAAGAGCACAGCCGCCACCACCTGGACCTTCTGTCGAGCGAGTCCTTCTCCCTGCTGCGCGGCGTGGTGTCCCTGGACGGCGACGCGGCTGGTGCTCAGGGGCAGGGCAACCGCATGTCGGGCGCGTCGTCCCTGGCCACGAGCCTGAGCAACTCCCGGGAGCAGAGCCCGGACCAGGGAGGCGGCCTGGCCATGCTGTTCGCCCGGCCCGAGGCGCCGAAGCTGGCGAGCTCGCTGCCCATGGGCACCTGGGTCTCATCGCCGGCGCCGGCCAGGCCCGGTGTGTCCGTGGCGCACATGCCAGTGTTCGCCGCGTGGGCCGACGCCTGACTTGCTCGACTACAGCGTCGTCCTTTTGGCCCTGCATCCACGAGGAGATAGCAAGGTTGTTTAACTAGGACTGGTTACCTAGCATTAGTAGCTGCGTTAGCAAGGAACTGTAAGGTGGTTTTATTAGCCATAGCTGGTAGCTTAGCGGCGCATGCATGCATCTGCCTGGGCTCTCGTGGTTCCTTCCCCAGCTGCGTCTGGGACGAAGGGTTTTTGTAGTATCGAGCCATGGCACGGCAGCAGCAGCGTCGCCTCCGGTCCGGCGGAGAGCCGCCGCCGCTGATCGGAGCTGGATGGGTAGCTGTAGCTCCTGTCTCTAGACCTCCTAACTTTCATCAAACCAAAATGTTGGACCTTCGTGTTCGTGTGGCCTCGCGGCGCGTCTGAAcatctgatttttttattttttttgagggTAAGCATCTGAACTTTCTGATGGGTTTCTGTTTGCTCGGGCTGTGTGTGTAGTCACGGAGTCGCCAGTGCGTGCTGGCTTCCCCGGGATCCTCATGTTGGACGTGGCTTCAGTTTCGTACCGGAATCGCTGGCTGTCCTCGACAGGATTTGCACTGTTGGATTGGAAGGCGGCCGGGTCATACGGAACCCGTACGTACGTACGTGCGTTCCGCTCGTAACGCACGGCAGGGCAGACACTGTTGGCCGCGTGTGTCGGTCCGGCACCATgtacgccgccgcccgcccgcccgtgCCGGGATCCGCTCGGGCACGACACCCCGGCGTGCGTGCAGCCCGCTCCGCGCTCCCCGGCTGTTTGCTGGGCGAAGACCCGGCTCCCGCGGCAGGCGCCCCAGGCGAGTCTTGTCGATCTCGTGCCGTGCGCGTCGGCTCCTCTCGCTCTCTCTGGTGCCCACTGCACGCTCCTCCGCATGCAACAACGTGCAGCCATGAATACTACCAGGCCCCGGCCCCGGGCAAATGTGGTGGTGTGTGGTGGTGTGCCTTCCTGTGTGGGTTGTTGGTGGGCGTCATCGTTGTGGGTGGGTAGAGTTTCGTCGTTGGTGACCAAGTCAAGAACTTACCACGTTCGCCTGCGGTGGAGCGACTGCCGTCGAAGATGGAGCTGGAACAACGACCCTGCTACGGTGATTGTGCCAGCAACCACAACCAATGACCCGCCCTTTTTCCGGCCCTAGTCAGCGCCTCCGCGGTCCATACTAGGCATGGACCACCGTCTGTTGGCCTTAGAACTACCTGCCGGCAAAGGCACGGGAACAAACACTGAAGATCGTTGGTGAAGATGCACATGGGATTACATCGGAACTTTACCAACATAGAGTTGCGGTAGAAGAAGAGTTGGTGAAGATCGTTGGTGCAGAttcccgcagctaggatttacaacctgcCAACCGCGAGAATTTTTCCCTCGAAAGCATGATCTCTCTGTTGGTATCCACGTGTACGAAGTTAGCGATCCAATAGCGTTGCACCGTTCAAAACTTAGTGGTGTCAGAGTACTAGAAGGGGGTGGCGTAGCCTTGCGGCGTAACGAAAATTTTCGGTGGAgaatgagagagaggggggcaacCCATGGAGCATGTGTTGCATCCTCCCTAGGGCGGCGCACCAAGGGGTGGGCCTCACCCCCAAATCCTAGCTGCAGCAAGCAAGCTTGGGCGCCAAGGCTAGGGGGCGCCCACCTAAGGCCCATGCGGCCAACCATCCGATAGGCCTTGCGTATGGGCTGGCCCATGGCGCCGATAATATTTCCAGGAGGCTCTGAAAAACTTCAGGTCTCACGGTTTTCTCAAAAACATTTTCGGTTTCCCTGAAACACTTCTGATCCTTCCTCGGAAACATTTTCAACATCTCTGAAACATTTCTGGTGATTTTCACTCAAGCTCCTAATCCATCTAGCACCCAACAAATCtatgacccttaagcatgtgacacAGCAGGTTCGGTAAAGTATAGACGTGACCGGAACTTCTTCCGTTCAATGAtcaatagcggaaccgtggacatccatattgccCCTTGTACCCACATGAATAACTATCAAGTGAACCTGTAATTACCATGTGTTATTCCTTTTGCTTCACGATAATCAACAAAACCCAAAGTGAGATTTATCGGCATCTACGTGAACCATTATACCAGTTTCTTTGTTAccctttttgttcttttttctcgttcccgtgttccggcatccctatgAACAATTCACATTGTGTCTGGCCGGAGCAAACCACGTGCATACTCTTTTTTCACACACAGTGCAAGTATGAAATATATCTACATTAAGAAGATGGTAGCTTTTGATTTAGATCATTTTCTCCATACATAATCCATCTAAAATTAATCTTTAAAATTCTTGCTGCGACACGCAAGGATATCTCCTACTTGAACTAGTAGTGTGAAATATTTatttgacatgcatgaacattataGACCTTATTATAGTTCTCATTCTTTAGAAGGAAATGAAATATATTAAATGTCTGGCCCACATAAACTTTTGTATGATTTGTATTGGTCTATTACACACATATTTGTGTAATTTTAAGTATGCTCCTTACTATATTCTCAATTTAGGGAACAAAGCCACATATTAGGTGGGTTGTTGGCTGGACAGGCCAACATAAATTCTACAAAATGTGCGCTTTGCAGTGTGGTTCTTCGGTTGTGGATTTTTTTTTTATAATTCCAAAACTTATTATGCCAATTATATTCCACCCATACCATAAAGGCGGTCGAGCAAACACTGACACCCCCGTGGGGGCTATTAGACGGCCATACAGGACAGTCCTTCCAGTGTTGGAAATGTCCTATTTGGTTTTTTTATCCACCATTTGTGTATATTTTATTTTTTCCTGTTTGTTTTTATACGTATTTACCATCTTCTCTTTACTTTTTGTTTTCtaactcatgaatatttttcaaatttatggGTATGTTTTTAAAATTGGGAACATACTTTAAATCGCGTACATTTATTcaaattaataaaaaaaatcaattttgtgAATAATTTTctagaattcatgaacatttttaaaaaattgtgATTTTTCATAGGCAGATTTTTTCTCAAATcctcatttttttaaaaaattcatgacCATTTTTTAAAATTCGTAAACATGTTTAGAAATCATGACCTTTTTAAAAATTcttgaatattttttcatattcatgatTAATTTTAATTTAGTATTATTTCTAAGAACATAAAATGGTAGTGTACATGATGTGTGTCTGtggatggggggggggggtatttctCCTCataattatgaaaagtttcataagGATGATTATCATTCTCTTTTAAAGAATAAGTATTACATAGTAATCATCATAGGTAACAATTTTGTTCTCATCACAATCAATTGAAACATCCTCAATAATTGTGGGATCAACACTACTTAAAGTGAATACCATTACTACCTACCAACATGACATCTCTAAACCCACTTCTAAtaatattgcaatcatcataacTAGGTGTAGGAGGTGCATTCTCATCTTAATATATTTCCTTCTGTAAGCTAGGATTAGGAGGTCTCGAAAGATCATATTCATTCATTGTTTCACTTTCATTATTACAAGCAAGAGGATAATCATTAGGGTCCTTAATAGCATAAACTTCTTCAAACATGTAATCCTCATTCTTACTAGAAAACATATTTCAGACTCAGCATGCTCACTAGCAAAAGGACTTTCAAACCTATCATCCCGAAGCTTAGGATTTTCCATGTCAATACCAAAAGGATTTTTAAACATAACATGCCCAAGCTTAGATTTTTCCAAATTTTCATCATAAGTGATAGAAATATCATAAGAATTTTCATCAAGAGCAAAAAGGTTTTCAAATTTATcctccccaagcttatgcttttcaTGTCATTAGCATAACTGATATTCATAGAATACATACTAATAActtttctttcctttctttcttcaaAAAATATATCTTGATTAATATTCAAAGAACTTACATCAATAACATTTTTTTATTTGAATAATTCATAGCCATGTTCTAAGTCCATACTTTGAACATTAAGTTTGTAAATACAATCAAGTGCACTATTTTTGTTGTTTCTTCCATAAGCCAAACAAGTGAATAAGCAACTAAAAGATAAAAT encodes the following:
- the LOC123105163 gene encoding AP2-like ethylene-responsive transcription factor CRL5 isoform X2, which translates into the protein MTNGGHSMSGASIASGAGGWLGFSLSPHVAMEAAAGSGIVDVAGHHHAQHGGVYYHPDAVASSPMSFYFGGSDNVGAASGGYYSGISALPLRSDGSLCLADALRRSEQKHHGAEVSAPPKLEDFLGASPAMALSLDNSGYYYGGQGHGHGDAGGGQHQLPYAMMPGSGGHHMYYDAHAALLDEQAAATSAAMEAAGWMARAGDVYDVDAGNGEDAIVATGHDNPGGYVHPLTLSMSSGSQSSCVTMQQAAAHAHAYVGAGGECVGQATAASKKRGAGAGQNKQPVVHRKCIDTFGQRTSKYRGVTSRHRWTGRYEAHLWDNSCRKEGQTRKGRQVYLGGYDMEEKAARAYDLAALKYWGASTHINFPVEDYQEELEVMKNMTRQEYVAHLRRKSSGFSRGASVYRGVTRHHQQGRWQARIGRVSGNKDLYLGTFSAEADAAEAYDVAAIKFRGLNAVTNFDINRYDVDKIMESSTLLPGDQVRRRKDGPDESAAVVASAAAALVQAGSAADYWRQPAAVTTEEHSRHHLDLLSSESFSLLRGVVSLDGDAAGAQGQGNRMSGASSLATSLSNSREQSPDQGGGLAMLFARPEAPKLASSLPMGTWVSSPAPARPGVSVAHMPVFAAWADA
- the LOC123105163 gene encoding AP2-like ethylene-responsive transcription factor CRL5 isoform X1; this translates as MTNGGHSMSGASIASGAGGWLGFSLSPHVAMEAAAGSGIVDVAGHHHAQHGGVYYHPDAVASSPMSFYFGGSDNVGAASGGYYSGISALPLRSDGSLCLADALRRSEQKHHGAEVSAPPKLEDFLGASPAMALSLDNSGYYYGGQGHGHGDAGGGQHQLPYAMMPGSGGHHMYYDAHAALLDEQAAATSAAMEAAGWMARAGDVYDVDAGNGEDAIVATGHDNPGGYVHPLTLSMSSGSQSSCVTMQQAAAHAHAYVGAGGECVGQATAASKKRGAGAGQNKQPVVHRKCIDTFGQRTSKYRGVTSKSRHRWTGRYEAHLWDNSCRKEGQTRKGRQVYLGGYDMEEKAARAYDLAALKYWGASTHINFPVEDYQEELEVMKNMTRQEYVAHLRRKSSGFSRGASVYRGVTRHHQQGRWQARIGRVSGNKDLYLGTFSAEADAAEAYDVAAIKFRGLNAVTNFDINRYDVDKIMESSTLLPGDQVRRRKDGPDESAAVVASAAAALVQAGSAADYWRQPAAVTTEEHSRHHLDLLSSESFSLLRGVVSLDGDAAGAQGQGNRMSGASSLATSLSNSREQSPDQGGGLAMLFARPEAPKLASSLPMGTWVSSPAPARPGVSVAHMPVFAAWADA
- the LOC123105163 gene encoding AP2-like ethylene-responsive transcription factor CRL5 isoform X3, producing MTNGGHSMSGASIASGAGGWLGFSLSPHVAMEAAAGSGIVDVAGHHHAQHGGVYYHPDAVASSPMSFYFGGSDNVGAASGGYYSGISALPLRSDGSLCLADALRRSEQKHHGAEVSAPPKLEDFLGASPAMALSLDNSGYYYGGQGHGHGDAGGGQHQLPYAMMPGSGGHHMYYDAHAALLDEQAAATSAAMEAAGWMARAGDVYDVDAGNGEDAIVATGHDNPGGYVHPLTLSMSSGSQSSCVTMQQAAAHAHAYVGAGGECVGQATAASKKRGAGAGQNKQPVVHRKCIDTFGQRTSKYRGVTRHRWTGRYEAHLWDNSCRKEGQTRKGRQVYLGGYDMEEKAARAYDLAALKYWGASTHINFPVEDYQEELEVMKNMTRQEYVAHLRRKSSGFSRGASVYRGVTRHHQQGRWQARIGRVSGNKDLYLGTFSAEADAAEAYDVAAIKFRGLNAVTNFDINRYDVDKIMESSTLLPGDQVRRRKDGPDESAAVVASAAAALVQAGSAADYWRQPAAVTTEEHSRHHLDLLSSESFSLLRGVVSLDGDAAGAQGQGNRMSGASSLATSLSNSREQSPDQGGGLAMLFARPEAPKLASSLPMGTWVSSPAPARPGVSVAHMPVFAAWADA